From a region of the Flavobacterium sediminilitoris genome:
- a CDS encoding DUF808 domain-containing protein codes for MASGIFALLDDIAALMDDVVVMSKVATKKTAGILGDDLAVNAEKASGFVSSREIPVLWAITKGSFLNKLIILPLAFLLSYYVPWVITAVLILGAVYLAYEAAEKIYEYIVPHPKAVSVTEGMDLSPEELVTQEKAKVKAAIVTDFILSVEIVIIALGTVLEKTITTQILVVTFIALLATVGVYGIVALIVRMDDLGFVLTKRKSSISQFVGNLLIKTLPLIIKGLAFIGTIALILVAGGIFVHNIEAVHHVLEGLPAIVGEFIAGLVGGVLVFLVVKGFKLVWKAVKK; via the coding sequence ATGGCTTCAGGAATATTTGCATTATTAGATGATATCGCAGCTTTGATGGATGATGTGGTAGTAATGAGTAAAGTAGCAACTAAAAAAACAGCAGGAATCTTAGGGGATGATTTGGCAGTAAATGCTGAAAAGGCATCAGGTTTTGTTTCGTCTCGTGAGATTCCTGTTTTATGGGCAATTACCAAAGGATCTTTTCTTAATAAACTCATTATTTTACCGCTTGCTTTTTTATTGAGTTATTATGTGCCATGGGTAATTACGGCAGTGCTTATCTTGGGAGCTGTTTATCTAGCGTATGAAGCGGCAGAAAAAATATATGAATATATTGTTCCGCATCCAAAAGCGGTTAGTGTAACAGAAGGAATGGACTTATCTCCAGAGGAATTGGTAACACAAGAAAAAGCCAAAGTAAAAGCGGCTATAGTTACCGATTTTATATTATCGGTAGAGATTGTCATTATAGCTTTAGGTACAGTGCTGGAAAAAACAATCACGACACAAATACTTGTAGTTACTTTTATTGCTCTTTTGGCCACTGTAGGCGTGTATGGTATTGTGGCATTGATAGTTCGTATGGATGATCTTGGTTTTGTTCTGACCAAAAGAAAAAGTAGTATTTCTCAATTTGTTGGCAATTTGTTGATTAAAACGCTACCGTTGATTATCAAAGGGCTTGCTTTTATAGGTACTATTGCCTTAATTTTAGTAGCGGGTGGTATTTTTGTGCATAACATAGAAGCAGTACATCATGTATTAGAAGGATTACCTGCTATTGTTGGGGAATTTATTGCTGGACTTGTGGGTGGTGTTTTAGTGTTTTTAGTTGTGAAAGGGTTTAAGTTGGTTTGGAAGGCTGTTAAAAAGTAG
- a CDS encoding Cof-type HAD-IIB family hydrolase codes for MNKNPNLKVIVTDLDGTLLNADHIIASYTQTIFQELHQQGYIIIVATGRHHLDAMQLTNALGIPLYLVTSNGARIHGPNQELLYTFDISSGAVQELLTLDIDPSITTVLFKEEFWYTNKENQKLNSFQKEMHYPYEIVDYPTLTDLSAIKILFVDEDHDKLLQLDNQIKALPNSAFETSFSLPICLEIMDKRVDKSYAIAKILELENSSFSETLCFGDGFNDERMLLQAHKGLIMKNAQQTLKDKLNHLEIIGTNIEEAVAKYLETEVLCKVEKG; via the coding sequence ATGAATAAAAACCCCAATCTAAAAGTAATCGTAACCGATTTAGACGGTACTTTACTGAATGCCGATCATATTATTGCTTCCTATACCCAAACGATTTTTCAGGAATTACACCAACAAGGCTATATCATTATTGTCGCAACAGGGCGTCATCATCTCGATGCCATGCAGTTGACCAATGCTTTGGGAATACCCTTATATTTAGTGACATCTAACGGAGCGCGCATTCACGGACCCAATCAAGAATTGCTGTATACTTTTGATATTTCTAGTGGAGCAGTCCAAGAATTATTAACACTTGATATTGATCCTTCGATTACAACGGTGTTGTTCAAAGAGGAATTTTGGTATACCAACAAAGAAAACCAAAAACTCAACAGTTTTCAAAAGGAAATGCATTATCCCTATGAAATTGTCGATTACCCAACACTAACTGATCTCAGTGCGATAAAAATCCTATTTGTAGACGAAGATCACGACAAACTCCTGCAATTGGACAACCAAATCAAAGCCTTACCCAATTCGGCTTTTGAAACCAGTTTCAGTTTACCAATTTGTTTGGAAATCATGGATAAGCGAGTAGATAAAAGTTATGCGATTGCTAAAATCCTAGAACTGGAAAACAGTAGTTTCTCGGAAACCCTTTGCTTTGGTGACGGTTTCAACGATGAACGAATGTTATTACAAGCCCACAAAGGCCTCATCATGAAAAATGCCCAACAAACCTTAAAAGACAAACTAAATCACTTAGAAATCATTGGTACCAACATAGAAGAAGCAGTAGCAAAGTACTTAGAAACAGAAGTGTTGTGTAAAGTAGAGAAGGGGTAG
- a CDS encoding YqaE/Pmp3 family membrane protein, producing MRYVLAFFFPWLSLMLQGKLLSGIVCLILQITIIGWIPAFLWAVTALNRMYADRRTNKIIREMHRA from the coding sequence ATGCGTTATGTTTTAGCTTTCTTTTTTCCTTGGCTCAGTTTGATGCTGCAAGGAAAACTTCTTTCGGGTATTGTCTGCTTGATTTTGCAAATCACCATTATTGGTTGGATTCCTGCCTTTTTATGGGCGGTTACGGCTTTGAATCGCATGTATGCGGATCGTAGAACGAATAAAATTATTCGAGAGATGCATAGAGCCTAG
- a CDS encoding ligand-binding sensor domain-containing protein has protein sequence MKNMLKPFIFFSLVITSCNGQRESVTAIKVNSQKTEYATVMDEDYKYWYGEKYAQRPDKYLQVSEYIRITFQDSKGNLWFGTNSEGVVRYDDKELKYFSIKEGLSGNQVTDITEDNYGNIWISTNAGISQYDGNQFYNYKITQSSCNNKVMSIYNDRNGQIWAGSFSGLSVFTGFQFVPVEISKEFKSAIMTITEDTKGNLWLGTDKVGAYKYDGSTFEQIIPEGRQEDKSVTSIVEDKSGNLWFGSMMSGISKYDGNTFTNFNIENKIENNEVWTIYEDKLGNIWFSSEGYGIYRYQNGILTNFSKKQKLPLHAVQTIFEDKQGRFWIGGGNGLYRMENNTFINITKNGPWKRDNC, from the coding sequence ATGAAAAACATGTTAAAACCCTTTATTTTCTTCTCTCTCGTTATCACATCATGTAACGGACAAAGAGAAAGTGTAACAGCAATCAAAGTAAATTCACAAAAAACAGAATATGCTACTGTAATGGATGAAGACTATAAATACTGGTATGGAGAAAAATATGCACAAAGACCCGACAAATATTTGCAAGTAAGCGAATATATTAGAATAACTTTTCAAGATAGTAAAGGCAATTTATGGTTCGGAACAAACTCAGAAGGAGTTGTTCGTTATGATGATAAAGAATTAAAATACTTTTCAATAAAAGAAGGCCTATCAGGCAACCAAGTAACAGATATTACAGAAGACAATTATGGAAATATTTGGATCTCAACAAATGCAGGCATATCACAATATGATGGAAACCAATTTTATAATTATAAAATAACTCAAAGCTCGTGTAATAATAAAGTAATGAGCATTTATAACGACCGAAATGGACAAATTTGGGCAGGATCATTTAGCGGATTAAGTGTTTTTACAGGATTTCAATTTGTACCTGTTGAAATTAGCAAAGAATTTAAAAGTGCTATTATGACTATTACCGAAGATACTAAAGGAAACCTTTGGTTAGGAACCGATAAAGTAGGAGCTTATAAATATGACGGATCAACCTTTGAACAAATTATACCAGAAGGAAGACAAGAAGACAAAAGCGTTACAAGTATTGTAGAAGATAAAAGCGGAAACCTTTGGTTTGGCTCCATGATGAGCGGTATAAGTAAATATGACGGAAACACATTTACAAACTTCAATATAGAGAACAAAATAGAAAACAATGAAGTTTGGACTATTTATGAAGATAAACTAGGAAACATTTGGTTTAGTTCAGAAGGATATGGTATTTACCGATATCAAAATGGTATACTCACTAATTTCAGCAAAAAACAAAAATTACCACTTCATGCCGTACAAACTATTTTTGAAGACAAACAAGGCCGCTTTTGGATAGGAGGAGGCAACGGACTCTATCGCATGGAAAATAATACCTTTATAAATATTACTAAAAACGGACCATGGAAAAGGGATAATTGTTAA
- a CDS encoding winged helix-turn-helix domain-containing protein, protein MNNNFNKILLFLFIGFFFSFNTSFSQNTIQDNRIKAALRVVGHQLLLQSNDSTSLVLPIERENNRYKIAFDTEFQFDPNYLVHTMDSVLTHSKIVKKYLVEVEEFDTEKIVYSYEMGIHSSINLVPCRERIPPKSCYTLFLTVLDFYPLHSAETSSDAVKRENVAPKTFISSFVSIGLGLLAITALVCVFLYKRKARSSSSNTTDSIPLGRFIFDKKNMLLKYDNQTIELSSKEANLLAVLHESVNETVERDVILNIVWGDEGDYIGRTLDVFISKLRKKMEADDTIKIMNIRGVGYKLIIN, encoded by the coding sequence ATGAATAATAATTTTAATAAAATACTTCTCTTTCTTTTTATCGGTTTCTTTTTTAGTTTTAATACTAGTTTTTCTCAAAATACAATTCAAGATAATCGAATAAAAGCAGCACTTCGTGTAGTTGGTCACCAATTACTACTTCAATCTAATGATAGTACTTCATTGGTGTTGCCCATTGAAAGAGAAAATAATCGATATAAAATAGCCTTTGATACTGAGTTTCAATTTGATCCGAATTACCTTGTGCATACTATGGATAGTGTATTGACTCACTCTAAAATTGTAAAAAAATATTTGGTAGAGGTTGAAGAGTTTGATACTGAAAAGATAGTATATAGTTATGAAATGGGGATACATTCTTCTATAAACCTAGTGCCTTGTAGAGAACGAATACCGCCCAAAAGTTGTTATACTCTATTTTTAACTGTTTTAGATTTTTATCCTTTACATAGTGCAGAAACGAGTAGCGATGCTGTGAAAAGAGAAAATGTTGCTCCTAAAACATTTATTTCTTCTTTTGTTTCTATAGGTTTGGGGCTTCTTGCTATAACAGCTCTTGTTTGTGTCTTTTTGTATAAGAGAAAAGCAAGATCTTCTTCTTCCAATACTACTGATAGTATTCCATTAGGGCGTTTTATATTTGATAAAAAGAATATGCTGCTTAAGTATGATAATCAAACAATTGAGTTATCTAGTAAGGAAGCTAATTTATTAGCTGTTTTGCATGAATCTGTGAATGAAACAGTAGAGCGCGATGTTATTTTAAATATTGTTTGGGGTGATGAAGGTGATTATATAGGCCGAACGCTTGATGTTTTTATTTCTAAATTGCGTAAGAAAATGGAAGCTGATGATACTATTAAAATTATGAATATACGCGGTGTGGGTTATAAATTGATCATTAATTAA
- a CDS encoding DUF6642 family protein, with protein sequence MYPDKYIYCLEGVKDVSVSNTSAILPSLENLALRYGITNIYKTCDSIEGLEESLSTLLYEDRNFMDYAILYLVFEGNENRIILDNYYYTLEEIAEFFEGKLTGKIIHFANTMRLDLDEEASQYFLDVTGAKAISGYAKPVPILSTILDNAYFGLYQEYDNVIDVVEILFEKHYALCTTMGFQLYY encoded by the coding sequence ATGTATCCCGATAAATATATATACTGTCTTGAAGGCGTTAAAGATGTATCCGTTTCAAATACAAGTGCCATTTTACCTTCATTAGAAAACCTTGCACTTCGTTATGGAATTACAAATATTTATAAAACTTGCGATAGTATTGAAGGACTAGAGGAAAGTTTAAGCACATTACTCTATGAAGATCGAAATTTCATGGATTATGCCATTTTATATTTAGTTTTTGAAGGAAATGAAAACAGAATCATACTAGATAATTACTATTATACATTAGAAGAAATTGCCGAATTTTTTGAAGGAAAACTGACAGGTAAAATAATTCATTTTGCAAATACGATGCGTTTAGATTTAGACGAAGAAGCCTCGCAATATTTCTTAGATGTAACAGGAGCAAAAGCCATTTCTGGATATGCTAAACCAGTTCCTATTTTAAGTACAATACTAGATAATGCCTATTTCGGATTATATCAAGAATATGATAACGTAATAGATGTAGTAGAAATATTATTTGAAAAACACTACGCTTTGTGTACTACTATGGGCTTTCAATTGTATTATTAA
- a CDS encoding Yip1 family protein — protein MEEHFSEFEEKKHLTNKELFSKLVSAPQDFFEYIIKNKYEESFKLLLVLAGISNAFDRASMRDLGDTKSLIYIIINCIFFGSLFGWITYSIYSSLLSWTGKWIGGKGNKNTILKVLAYASIPSIIGTLIVFLQIGIYGAEIFKSDGEVLSDNIILNIVFYLSLFLEFGFGLWTLFLYVIGISKAQQFSIWKAILNLFLSLFVIIIPIMLIFFILNR, from the coding sequence ATGGAAGAACATTTTTCGGAATTTGAAGAAAAAAAACACCTAACTAATAAGGAATTGTTTTCAAAATTGGTTTCTGCACCGCAAGATTTTTTTGAGTACATTATTAAAAATAAGTATGAAGAATCTTTTAAATTGCTTCTTGTTCTTGCTGGAATTTCTAATGCATTTGACAGAGCTTCAATGCGAGATTTAGGAGATACTAAGTCTTTAATTTATATTATAATTAATTGTATTTTTTTTGGTAGTTTATTTGGATGGATTACTTATTCTATTTATTCTTCTCTACTAAGTTGGACAGGGAAATGGATAGGTGGAAAAGGAAATAAAAATACAATACTTAAAGTTTTAGCTTATGCTTCTATTCCTTCTATAATAGGTACATTAATTGTATTCCTTCAAATAGGAATTTATGGCGCTGAGATTTTTAAATCAGATGGAGAGGTTCTCAGTGATAATATAATTCTTAATATTGTTTTTTATCTTTCTTTATTTTTAGAATTTGGATTCGGTTTATGGACTCTTTTTTTATATGTAATTGGTATTTCTAAGGCGCAACAATTCTCTATTTGGAAAGCCATTTTAAATTTATTTTTATCTCTTTTTGTTATCATAATTCCTATTATGTTAATCTTTTTTATTTTAAATCGTTAA
- a CDS encoding trypsin-like serine peptidase — MRFILFFFFILSFASAQEADSAMVKVEKMIDDKIIFDSKMNQKMLEKIILDALKKDQKVNQNMLLEMLKRKELESIESIIEDDSETSDARIIISDLELKITRLSGPSQFDSRIELLQLDPMVNWQFEILQKSESVGIIIEKENLSQLAKDTYFLNASHSLGSIYNLCNDVPFYNQTVAGIGTAFIVSKNTMLTANHVFERPITDYIVLFGYKLVVANDVVNYYFNVDDIYYPKTVSKKEEELDLIEFKVDRDFNRPILEWENVSKIPSNENEVYMIGHPTGLPTKVALNASIKENTNPFYFYTSLDSFQGNSGSPVFNFYTHKVIGVLVSGEVDYVYNGNCYYSPSCKIPFCKGEKVIRIEKFME; from the coding sequence ATGAGGTTTATTTTATTTTTCTTTTTTATTCTTTCTTTTGCTTCTGCACAGGAGGCCGATTCTGCCATGGTTAAAGTAGAGAAAATGATTGATGATAAGATTATTTTTGATAGTAAAATGAATCAGAAGATGTTAGAAAAAATAATTTTGGATGCTTTAAAAAAGGATCAAAAAGTAAATCAAAATATGCTTTTAGAAATGCTCAAAAGAAAGGAGCTTGAAAGTATTGAATCTATAATTGAAGATGATTCTGAAACTTCTGATGCTAGAATCATAATATCTGATTTGGAGCTAAAAATAACAAGGCTTTCTGGTCCTTCTCAATTTGATAGTCGCATTGAGTTATTGCAATTAGATCCAATGGTGAATTGGCAATTTGAAATATTACAAAAAAGTGAATCTGTAGGCATTATTATTGAAAAGGAAAATCTTTCTCAACTAGCTAAGGATACTTATTTTCTGAATGCTTCTCATTCTCTAGGTTCTATTTATAATTTGTGCAATGATGTTCCTTTTTATAATCAAACGGTAGCAGGAATTGGGACTGCATTTATTGTGTCTAAAAATACAATGCTCACAGCTAATCATGTTTTTGAAAGACCAATTACAGATTATATTGTGCTTTTTGGTTATAAGTTAGTGGTTGCAAATGATGTTGTAAATTATTATTTCAATGTAGATGATATTTATTATCCGAAAACTGTTTCTAAAAAAGAAGAAGAGTTAGATCTTATAGAGTTTAAAGTAGATAGGGATTTTAACAGACCTATTTTAGAATGGGAAAATGTTTCAAAGATTCCTTCTAATGAAAATGAAGTATACATGATAGGTCATCCTACTGGTTTGCCTACAAAAGTTGCGCTGAATGCTTCTATAAAAGAAAATACTAATCCGTTTTATTTTTATACTTCACTGGATAGTTTTCAAGGTAACTCTGGTTCTCCTGTTTTTAATTTCTACACACATAAAGTCATTGGTGTTTTGGTTTCTGGTGAAGTAGATTATGTTTACAATGGCAATTGCTATTATAGTCCTAGTTGTAAGATTCCTTTTTGCAAGGGTGAAAAGGTTATCCGCATTGAAAAGTTTATGGAATAG
- a CDS encoding YchJ family protein, with protein sequence MSKCYCKSNIDFKDCCNPYLENQKKPKTPEELMRSRYTAYVLQKADYLIETTHISQRKYYKKKEVLEWSKTNTWLKLEVLKAQDNWVEFKAYYLDENLQAQMHHEKSTFKQENEIWYYVDGVFF encoded by the coding sequence ATGTCAAAGTGCTATTGTAAATCGAATATTGATTTTAAAGATTGCTGTAACCCATACCTAGAAAATCAAAAGAAACCAAAAACTCCTGAAGAATTAATGCGTTCTCGTTATACTGCGTATGTTTTGCAAAAAGCAGATTATTTAATAGAAACAACACATATATCACAACGTAAATATTATAAGAAAAAAGAAGTTCTAGAATGGTCAAAAACAAATACATGGCTAAAACTAGAAGTGCTAAAAGCACAAGACAATTGGGTGGAATTTAAAGCGTATTATTTAGATGAAAACTTACAAGCACAAATGCATCACGAAAAGTCAACTTTTAAGCAAGAAAACGAAATTTGGTACTATGTTGATGGAGTTTTCTTTTAA
- a CDS encoding class I SAM-dependent methyltransferase: MTEKKECRQRIFQHLDGIVTAPVAFTLYKKEICSYLIEKKEVQLAELVTKFQVNEGYLNVALRTLASQGFLNYQVDNNTNKITINTNEKSSYAFSLFPLYEDVVTLLKETQIFTSVRIATNAITKLEAIFIKYKEHFNITFSTNSEEKAIQEQILGHIEGYLVAPIIVSLGMTGMFHKYFMETSFRAEEFHKEPEIFKVILNFFTYLGWFTEKKGNYQFTETGLFFAKRATAYGVTVSYLPMFKNLDTLLFGNPADLRDIAQNEDEIHVNREMNVWGSGGAHATYFKVIDDIIIELFNKPINEQPKGILDMGCGNGAFLQHIFEVIERQTLRGKMLDDYPLFLVGADYNQAALKVTRANLIKADIWAKVIWGDIGRPDLLAKDLQENYNIDLKDLLNVRTFLDHNRIWEEPETFTKERISTSTGAFTHRGKRISNNDVEENLALHLKKWAPYVKQYGLLIIELHTISPQLTANNLGKTAATAYDATHGFSDQFIVEIDVLHNVASEVGLFPEPLSFKKFPNTDYATVSINLLKG, encoded by the coding sequence ATGACTGAAAAAAAAGAATGTCGTCAAAGAATATTTCAACATTTAGATGGAATTGTAACAGCTCCAGTTGCATTTACATTATATAAAAAAGAAATTTGTTCTTATTTAATAGAAAAAAAAGAAGTTCAATTAGCAGAATTAGTTACAAAATTTCAAGTAAATGAAGGCTATCTTAATGTAGCACTAAGAACACTCGCATCACAAGGATTTCTAAATTATCAAGTAGACAATAATACAAATAAAATTACAATAAATACCAATGAAAAAAGTAGCTATGCTTTTTCATTATTTCCACTTTATGAAGATGTTGTTACCTTATTAAAAGAAACACAAATCTTCACTTCGGTTCGTATTGCAACGAATGCTATAACTAAGTTAGAAGCTATTTTTATAAAATATAAAGAACACTTTAATATAACATTTTCAACTAATTCAGAAGAAAAAGCCATTCAAGAACAAATTTTAGGACACATAGAAGGGTATCTTGTAGCACCTATAATTGTAAGTTTAGGAATGACAGGAATGTTTCATAAATACTTTATGGAAACGTCTTTTAGAGCAGAAGAATTTCATAAAGAACCAGAAATTTTTAAAGTAATACTCAATTTCTTTACATATTTAGGTTGGTTTACAGAAAAAAAAGGAAATTATCAATTTACAGAAACAGGGCTGTTTTTCGCAAAAAGAGCTACTGCTTATGGCGTAACAGTGTCCTATTTACCAATGTTTAAAAACCTAGATACTTTATTATTTGGAAATCCAGCAGATCTAAGAGATATAGCACAAAATGAAGATGAAATTCATGTAAATAGAGAAATGAATGTTTGGGGAAGTGGTGGAGCACATGCTACTTATTTTAAAGTAATAGACGATATTATCATTGAACTTTTTAATAAACCAATAAATGAACAACCTAAAGGAATTTTAGACATGGGTTGTGGTAATGGAGCTTTTCTACAGCATATTTTTGAAGTTATAGAAAGACAAACATTACGAGGAAAAATGCTCGACGATTATCCGTTGTTTTTAGTAGGAGCCGATTACAATCAGGCTGCATTAAAAGTAACAAGAGCTAATTTAATTAAAGCAGACATTTGGGCAAAAGTGATTTGGGGAGACATTGGAAGACCTGATCTTTTAGCGAAAGACCTTCAAGAAAACTATAATATAGATTTAAAAGATTTACTTAATGTGCGTACTTTTTTAGATCACAATCGTATTTGGGAAGAACCAGAAACTTTTACCAAAGAAAGAATAAGTACTTCAACAGGAGCATTTACACATAGAGGAAAACGAATTTCAAACAATGACGTCGAAGAAAATTTAGCACTTCATTTAAAAAAATGGGCTCCCTATGTAAAACAATATGGATTACTGATTATTGAATTGCATACAATTTCGCCTCAATTAACAGCTAATAATTTAGGAAAAACAGCCGCTACAGCTTATGATGCTACACATGGCTTTTCAGACCAGTTTATAGTTGAAATAGATGTTTTGCACAATGTAGCTTCTGAAGTAGGACTATTTCCAGAACCTTTATCGTTTAAGAAATTTCCAAATACAGATTATGCAACAGTAAGTATAAATCTATTAAAAGGATAA
- a CDS encoding T6SS phospholipase effector Tle1-like catalytic domain-containing protein: MATNISFGGYSPPPPPNGIVNIRIGVFLDGTMNNRTNTNARLGKEGDKGNKAYKKYSGNDSYENDWSNVARLETAYTKKTDKFISKIYIEGIGTEDFDRDSSYFTKGAGGAFGAGSTGIVAKVKKGCEKVVEVIKELKKDNNVKIIYLDVFGFSRGAAAARNFVYEVTKDKYKPIEAWVENNDGTRDLEKRDSHGGKTDLDMLPKYGHLGLKLTEMGIDVNDVLVKVQFVGLYDTVSSYDPNTTGAFKDFENDVEELHLNDIRKAAKVFQLAAEDEHRTNFMLTSVKAAGGSEYSLPGVHCDIGGAYVHDSPDNVQLLDFDNTVFDGYSDEEWDTVLNNDLNNLITQGWYKEGEVVRPNKWHETYGNRPNISNRYSFVPLHIMGEKVFDFQKEVMNVDKLNKNFPLPDGTEDTKYPLDLTKVKKRLDDYISGEKPKMTYYTNAQIELYRAQLANKKMTTEKFNLIVNDHNMLLELRNKYFHWSAKFGEVGLGPNYEFTDKFTIRRFRKTAKNS; encoded by the coding sequence ATGGCAACAAACATTAGTTTTGGAGGTTATTCTCCTCCACCACCTCCAAATGGAATAGTCAATATAAGAATTGGTGTATTTCTCGATGGAACCATGAATAACAGAACCAATACAAATGCTAGATTAGGAAAAGAAGGAGATAAAGGAAATAAAGCCTATAAAAAATATAGTGGAAATGATAGTTATGAAAACGACTGGTCTAATGTTGCTAGACTGGAAACTGCATATACTAAAAAAACGGATAAGTTTATATCTAAAATATATATTGAAGGAATTGGAACTGAGGATTTTGACAGAGATAGTTCTTATTTTACAAAAGGAGCAGGTGGAGCCTTTGGAGCAGGTTCTACAGGTATAGTGGCTAAAGTGAAAAAAGGATGTGAAAAGGTAGTAGAAGTAATTAAAGAGCTAAAAAAGGATAATAATGTAAAAATTATTTATTTAGATGTTTTTGGTTTTAGTCGTGGTGCTGCTGCCGCTAGAAATTTTGTCTACGAAGTAACGAAAGATAAATACAAACCAATTGAAGCATGGGTTGAAAATAATGATGGTACACGAGATTTAGAAAAACGAGATAGCCATGGAGGTAAAACAGACCTAGATATGTTACCAAAATATGGTCATTTAGGTTTGAAACTAACAGAGATGGGAATTGATGTAAATGATGTACTTGTTAAAGTGCAATTTGTAGGTTTATATGATACTGTTTCATCTTATGACCCTAATACAACAGGAGCGTTTAAAGATTTTGAAAATGATGTTGAAGAATTGCATTTGAATGATATTAGAAAAGCAGCCAAAGTATTTCAATTAGCGGCTGAAGATGAGCATAGAACAAATTTTATGCTCACAAGTGTAAAAGCGGCTGGAGGAAGTGAATATTCTTTACCTGGAGTACACTGTGATATAGGAGGAGCTTATGTTCATGATTCGCCAGACAATGTTCAACTACTGGATTTTGATAATACTGTTTTTGATGGCTATAGTGATGAAGAATGGGACACCGTATTGAATAATGATTTAAATAATTTGATTACGCAGGGTTGGTACAAAGAAGGAGAAGTAGTGAGACCTAATAAATGGCATGAAACGTATGGAAATAGACCAAATATCAGTAATAGATATAGTTTTGTGCCACTGCACATTATGGGCGAAAAAGTATTTGACTTTCAAAAAGAGGTGATGAATGTAGATAAACTAAATAAAAATTTCCCTCTTCCTGATGGCACTGAAGACACAAAATACCCACTTGATTTAACAAAAGTAAAGAAACGATTAGATGACTATATTTCAGGAGAAAAACCTAAAATGACATATTATACTAATGCACAGATAGAGTTGTATAGAGCGCAACTAGCAAACAAAAAGATGACAACAGAAAAATTTAATTTAATAGTAAACGACCACAATATGTTATTAGAATTGAGAAATAAATATTTCCATTGGTCCGCAAAATTTGGAGAAGTTGGGCTAGGTCCTAATTATGAATTTACAGATAAGTTTACTATTCGCAGATTTAGAAAAACAGCAAAAAATTCATAA